The proteins below come from a single Desulforegula conservatrix Mb1Pa genomic window:
- a CDS encoding methylated-DNA--[protein]-cysteine S-methyltransferase yields the protein MKIKKDFRILSSCYQSMEKLTDLMCNNRVGEAKIMAEGLDENGISHREIMGDWCGLEPESFFDICHGIPASFVSGISKSPERIEIIAESRSYSGRIFYSSYDTQFGRCVCTLTDIGLCSIDFSEDEEKTISEKTRKWPGCTPVKSDAMVLETRNQIFGIIPNDEKNSIKVHLIGTDFQIMVWKTIARIPLRGKISYGQIASEIDRPKASRAVGNAVGDNPLGYLVPCHRVMPKSGALGGFNGGPAKKLAMLVYETAITGA from the coding sequence ATGAAAATAAAAAAAGATTTCAGGATTTTGTCTTCGTGCTATCAAAGCATGGAAAAGCTGACTGATCTTATGTGCAATAACAGGGTTGGAGAAGCAAAAATTATGGCTGAAGGCCTTGATGAAAATGGGATTTCCCATCGAGAAATCATGGGCGATTGGTGCGGTCTTGAGCCTGAATCATTTTTCGATATCTGCCATGGCATACCAGCCTCATTTGTTTCAGGTATTTCCAAGTCCCCTGAACGCATAGAAATTATTGCTGAAAGCAGATCATATTCGGGCAGAATTTTTTATTCATCCTACGACACCCAATTCGGCAGGTGCGTGTGCACACTAACCGATATAGGGCTCTGCTCCATAGATTTTTCAGAAGATGAAGAAAAGACTATTTCAGAAAAAACCAGAAAATGGCCCGGTTGCACTCCTGTAAAATCAGATGCAATGGTTCTTGAAACAAGAAATCAGATCTTTGGAATTATTCCAAATGACGAAAAAAACAGTATAAAAGTACATCTGATCGGAACTGATTTCCAGATTATGGTGTGGAAAACCATCGCAAGAATCCCTTTAAGAGGGAAAATCTCATACGGCCAGATCGCGTCAGAGATAGACAGGCCAAAGGCCTCAAGGGCCGTTGGCAATGCCGTGGGAGACAACCCTCTTGGCTACCTTGTGCCCTGCCACAGAGTCATGCCAAAATCAGGTGCATTAGGCGGTTTTAACGGAGGCCCCGCAAAAAAACTTGCAATGCTTGTTTACGAAACCGCCATTACTGGGGCGTAA
- the rsmB gene encoding 16S rRNA (cytosine(967)-C(5))-methyltransferase RsmB: MINSENKRRTKNTQNHNNSSPSSYDPRLLALEVLDYISISGVTIDIALEKKMTGKNLSRPDQGLANAIIYGVLRHRGMLDWIVSCASTTEIVKIEPSVLNILRIGIFQIKYLDRIPVSASVNTSVELAKKIRKKPFISKFINAVLRKSVSIHEGMPFPDPALDETDYFYARHSIPGWLSSRWIARFGIEQAEALAEHVNSIPPLSLRVNTLKGDRDSLAEKLKVDSDTVELHNYSENGLNITGLKQNIQNLLDLNEGVFQVQDEAAQMIAILLDPKPGERVLDACCGLGGKTGHIGQIMKNDGIIIASDNDPRKLIELNQEMKRLGITNVSTIVQDFENPLENSNSELFDRILVDAPCSGLGVLRRNPDAKWTESKKDLSRYSKRQSLILINAADAVKPGGRLVYAVCSFEPEENQDVVSTFLQKRPDYILDENIPEILKKHPFNLKDTEYGDKSGMIRILPHIAGMDGFFAACFKKIDIKRS, translated from the coding sequence ATGATCAATTCAGAAAATAAAAGACGTACAAAGAATACTCAGAATCATAACAACTCAAGCCCTTCTTCATATGATCCAAGGCTTCTTGCACTTGAAGTACTCGATTATATATCCATATCAGGAGTAACAATTGATATCGCCCTTGAAAAAAAAATGACGGGTAAAAATTTATCAAGACCTGATCAGGGTTTAGCCAATGCCATTATATATGGAGTACTCAGGCACAGAGGAATGCTTGACTGGATAGTATCATGCGCATCCACTACTGAAATTGTCAAAATCGAACCATCGGTTCTTAATATTCTTAGAATCGGTATTTTTCAGATTAAATATCTTGATCGAATTCCTGTTTCAGCCTCTGTTAACACTTCTGTTGAGCTTGCCAAAAAAATAAGAAAAAAACCTTTTATTTCTAAATTCATTAATGCTGTTTTAAGGAAATCTGTATCCATACATGAAGGAATGCCATTTCCTGACCCTGCATTAGATGAAACAGATTATTTTTATGCAAGACATTCAATCCCCGGATGGCTGTCTTCAAGGTGGATTGCAAGGTTTGGCATTGAACAGGCTGAGGCCCTTGCTGAACATGTTAACTCCATTCCGCCATTGTCTCTTAGGGTGAATACCTTAAAAGGAGATAGAGACAGCCTGGCTGAAAAGCTGAAAGTCGATTCAGACACAGTTGAGCTTCATAATTATTCTGAAAATGGATTAAACATTACCGGCCTTAAACAGAATATTCAGAATCTTTTAGATTTAAATGAGGGCGTTTTTCAGGTTCAGGACGAGGCAGCCCAGATGATTGCCATTCTTCTTGATCCAAAGCCAGGAGAAAGAGTTCTCGATGCATGCTGTGGTCTTGGCGGAAAAACCGGTCATATAGGTCAAATAATGAAAAATGACGGGATCATCATTGCTTCTGATAATGATCCCAGAAAGCTTATTGAGCTTAATCAGGAAATGAAAAGACTTGGAATTACAAATGTCAGTACAATTGTTCAGGATTTTGAAAATCCTTTGGAAAATTCAAATTCAGAGTTGTTTGACAGGATACTTGTTGATGCTCCGTGCTCTGGGCTTGGAGTTTTAAGAAGAAATCCCGATGCAAAATGGACAGAAAGCAAAAAGGATCTTTCAAGATATTCAAAAAGACAAAGTCTTATACTGATAAATGCGGCAGATGCAGTAAAGCCGGGCGGCAGACTTGTATATGCTGTATGTTCATTCGAACCTGAAGAGAATCAGGACGTTGTAAGCACTTTTCTTCAAAAAAGACCTGATTATATTCTTGATGAGAATATACCGGAAATATTAAAAAAACATCCATTTAATTTGAAGGATACAGAATATGGGGATAAGTCTGGAATGATCAGGATTCTGCCACATATCGCAGGTATGGACGGTTTTTTTGCAGCGTGTTTTAAGAAGATCGATATCAAACGGAGTTAA
- the rpe gene encoding ribulose-phosphate 3-epimerase — translation MKKLIAPSILSADFTRLGDDIKAVDNAGADWIHIDVMDGQFVPNISYGPIIVEAAKKVTNLPLDVHLMIVKPDLRIPDFVSAGADLISVHAEACIHLNRTLQLIKESGVKAGVALNPATSLSTIEWSLDYLDFVLIMSVNPGFGGQKFIKSSIEKISALKKMIDDRGLDIRIQVDGGVNNSTIKEISSAGADVFVAGSAIFGTSNYTQTISEMRKNAG, via the coding sequence ATGAAAAAGCTAATAGCACCATCAATTCTGTCTGCGGATTTTACGCGTCTTGGAGATGATATTAAGGCTGTGGACAATGCAGGAGCCGACTGGATACATATAGATGTTATGGATGGCCAGTTTGTCCCCAATATCAGTTATGGGCCAATAATTGTCGAAGCCGCCAAAAAGGTTACGAATCTTCCCCTTGATGTTCATCTCATGATTGTTAAGCCTGATCTGAGGATCCCTGATTTTGTTAGTGCTGGAGCTGATCTCATATCTGTCCACGCTGAAGCTTGTATTCATTTGAACAGGACTCTTCAGCTTATTAAAGAATCAGGTGTAAAGGCAGGCGTTGCCCTGAATCCTGCGACATCACTTTCAACAATAGAGTGGTCCCTCGACTATCTTGATTTTGTTCTGATAATGAGTGTGAACCCTGGCTTCGGCGGGCAGAAATTCATCAAGTCAAGCATAGAGAAAATAAGTGCTCTTAAAAAAATGATAGATGACCGTGGTCTTGATATAAGAATTCAGGTTGACGGCGGAGTCAATAATTCAACCATCAAGGAAATAAGCTCTGCCGGAGCCGATGTCTTTGTTGCAGGATCCGCTATTTTCGGAACTTCCAATTATACCCAAACCATTTCAGAAATGAGAAAAAATGCAGGTTAG
- the fmt gene encoding methionyl-tRNA formyltransferase, protein MTNKLKIVFMGTPDFAVPALESLVRAGHEIQLVITQPDRPKGRGKKLSPPPVKVKAEEYGLNVYQPENMKGDEQFETLMALSPDAYVVVAYGHILPVRILEIPRLGPVNIHASLLPKYRGAAPIQWSIINGDEKTGITTMFMERGMDTGAILLQEETPIHPEDTSESLHDRLSLIGAGLILKTLEGLENGNVVPVPQDHEKATLAPMLRKELGRIIWSDSAARIDFLIRGVTPWPGAFTELGGTFYKVIRAIPVALDVTGATPGQVLSESKSELIIAAADGAISIMEIQGASGKRLGIRDFLAGNKISKGSVFT, encoded by the coding sequence ATGACAAATAAATTGAAAATAGTATTCATGGGAACCCCTGATTTCGCTGTTCCGGCCCTCGAATCCCTTGTCAGGGCAGGCCATGAAATACAGCTTGTTATAACTCAGCCAGACAGACCAAAGGGCAGGGGAAAGAAACTTTCGCCTCCTCCTGTAAAAGTAAAGGCCGAAGAATATGGCCTCAATGTTTATCAGCCAGAAAATATGAAGGGCGATGAGCAGTTTGAAACCCTTATGGCTCTTTCTCCTGATGCTTATGTTGTTGTCGCGTACGGTCATATTCTGCCAGTTAGGATTCTTGAAATCCCAAGGCTTGGGCCAGTAAATATTCATGCTTCACTTCTTCCAAAATACAGAGGGGCGGCTCCGATTCAGTGGTCCATAATAAATGGAGATGAAAAGACCGGCATAACCACAATGTTCATGGAAAGGGGCATGGATACAGGAGCGATACTTCTTCAGGAAGAGACTCCAATTCATCCCGAGGATACTTCAGAATCTCTTCATGACAGGCTTTCTCTAATCGGAGCCGGTCTTATTCTGAAAACCCTTGAAGGTCTTGAAAATGGCAACGTTGTTCCTGTACCGCAGGATCATGAAAAGGCTACGCTTGCGCCAATGCTGAGAAAAGAACTTGGCAGGATTATATGGAGTGACAGTGCAGCCAGGATTGATTTCCTTATCCGCGGAGTTACGCCATGGCCTGGAGCATTCACAGAACTCGGCGGAACTTTTTACAAAGTAATCCGGGCAATTCCTGTTGCTTTGGATGTTACTGGAGCAACACCGGGACAAGTTTTATCAGAATCAAAGTCCGAGCTTATTATAGCCGCAGCTGATGGCGCTATTTCCATAATGGAAATCCAGGGTGCTTCGGGCAAGAGACTTGGAATAAGGGACTTTCTGGCAGGCAACAAGATTTCAAAGGGTTCTGTTTTTACTTGA
- a CDS encoding ABC transporter permease has protein sequence MFTRIFTLFMARNKEYFRDKSALGWNFIFPFLIIAGFGVIFTGNSRDIYKIAITGPAPNTQEISSLYENFRSMKMLQFLNYETFDSASAKLSHHKVDMIFEPSTGKYWISKTSPKGYIAEKILEAASTDQHQDKKLIKIEIEGKEIPYQEWLFPGILGMNMMFSALFGVGYVVVRYRKNGVLKRLSVTPLKPWEFLTAQMLSRMFLIIFSTSIVYTGCSLLYGFKCRGSFVDLLITVALGGFSMISLGLVIASKTSSEELAEGLLNFITWPMMFLSGVWFSLEGAKPWVITMSKFLPLYHLISAARKIMNDGSGLYEIRYELISLALMSLVFLTIGSLLFKWGKE, from the coding sequence ATGTTTACAAGAATTTTCACCCTTTTTATGGCAAGGAACAAGGAATATTTCAGGGACAAGTCGGCTCTCGGCTGGAACTTCATATTTCCTTTTCTTATAATCGCTGGTTTTGGTGTCATTTTCACAGGCAATTCAAGGGATATCTATAAAATTGCTATCACCGGCCCTGCTCCAAATACCCAGGAAATATCTTCACTCTATGAAAATTTCAGATCAATGAAAATGCTTCAGTTTTTAAATTATGAAACATTTGATTCTGCCTCTGCAAAACTGAGCCATCACAAAGTCGACATGATTTTTGAACCTTCAACCGGCAAGTACTGGATAAGCAAAACATCGCCCAAAGGTTATATTGCCGAAAAGATTCTCGAGGCAGCATCAACCGATCAGCACCAGGATAAAAAGCTTATAAAAATAGAGATTGAAGGCAAGGAAATCCCTTATCAGGAATGGCTTTTCCCGGGCATCCTCGGCATGAACATGATGTTTAGTGCCCTTTTCGGGGTTGGTTATGTGGTGGTCAGATACAGAAAAAACGGGGTTCTTAAGAGACTCAGCGTCACCCCTCTTAAACCGTGGGAGTTTCTGACAGCCCAAATGCTATCAAGAATGTTTCTCATTATATTTTCCACATCAATAGTTTATACAGGATGTTCGCTTCTCTACGGCTTCAAATGCAGAGGATCTTTTGTGGATCTTCTGATAACTGTTGCCCTCGGAGGCTTTTCAATGATTTCCCTAGGACTTGTCATCGCCTCCAAAACTAGCAGCGAAGAGCTGGCAGAAGGTCTTCTTAATTTTATAACATGGCCCATGATGTTCCTTTCCGGAGTATGGTTTTCACTTGAGGGAGCAAAGCCATGGGTTATAACAATGTCAAAATTTCTTCCCTTGTACCACCTTATTTCAGCCGCCAGAAAAATAATGAATGATGGCTCTGGTTTATATGAAATAAGATACGAACTGATATCACTTGCGCTTATGAGTCTTGTTTTTTTGACCATAGGATCACTGCTCTTCAAATGGGGCAAGGAATGA
- a CDS encoding ABC transporter ATP-binding protein yields the protein MADILEVRNLVKTYPGVKAVNGISFSIPAGSCFGLLGPNGAGKTTSIEVIEGVLAPDSGEIHYKGRPRGKMFRQEVGIQFQNTDLPAFLTVKESLGTFRNLYTRKAPFEELIKLCHLEDILDRDNREISGGQKQRLLLAMALANDPELVFLDEPTTGLDPQARRNLWDLVDDIRKKGKTLVLTTHYMEEAEILCDLIAIMDMGKIIAFGSPKELLSSCGQSSVIEISLGASRGKMDDFPFAWASSGGLAEILTNDIDVCIRELVQRNINLSSLTVRSMNLEDLFLKLTGRSLRD from the coding sequence ATGGCAGACATTCTTGAGGTCAGAAATCTGGTCAAAACCTACCCTGGGGTAAAGGCCGTAAACGGCATAAGTTTCTCCATCCCTGCCGGGTCATGTTTCGGGCTTTTAGGCCCTAACGGCGCAGGCAAAACCACATCCATTGAGGTTATAGAAGGAGTTCTGGCCCCTGATTCAGGTGAAATCCATTATAAGGGTAGACCAAGGGGCAAAATGTTCAGACAGGAGGTTGGAATTCAGTTCCAGAATACAGACCTTCCGGCATTCCTGACTGTTAAAGAAAGTCTCGGGACATTCAGAAATCTTTATACGAGAAAAGCTCCCTTCGAAGAGCTCATTAAGCTCTGCCATCTTGAGGATATTCTTGACAGGGACAACAGAGAAATATCAGGAGGCCAGAAACAGAGACTGCTCCTTGCGATGGCTCTTGCAAACGATCCTGAGCTTGTTTTTCTAGATGAGCCAACAACCGGTCTTGATCCCCAGGCAAGACGTAATTTATGGGATCTTGTGGATGACATCAGAAAAAAAGGCAAAACATTGGTCTTAACGACCCATTATATGGAAGAAGCCGAAATTCTCTGTGACCTCATCGCAATAATGGATATGGGTAAAATAATTGCTTTCGGATCCCCCAAGGAACTTCTCAGTTCATGCGGTCAGTCTTCAGTTATTGAAATAAGTCTTGGTGCAAGCAGGGGCAAAATGGACGATTTCCCTTTTGCATGGGCATCATCAGGCGGGCTTGCAGAAATACTCACAAACGACATAGACGTCTGCATCAGGGAGCTTGTGCAAAGGAACATCAACCTATCATCCCTTACAGTAAGGTCAATGAATCTTGAAGACCTGTTCCTGAAACTCACCGGCAGATCATTGAGGGACTAA
- a CDS encoding lysylphosphatidylglycerol synthase transmembrane domain-containing protein has translation MFHMNKKMAVSLMIGLAISGVAMYFSFRNIPFSDLVMYLKTIEYLWIIPTTLLILLSYMARAVRWRIIVGPLAEIGFWEAFNLTMTGFMLNCILPARIGEIVRPAAIKKKYGVPFTSAFATVVVERIFDMIFLIILMTVCLLTVDISPEIKFSYKTYTINKATLEALASGMVKICVVFIAVIISVCFEKSRSYISRVIHFLPKMAGLAGAGISENVRKYISNPIDNILQNIASGFQAIKKVYQMLMCLFLSFIVWLLLALSYFAFAKGCPGIDLSLFEISAVMIIISFVIALPSAPGFWGIWEAGSIFAVTIFGVKMEYAAGYSLANHALQIFPVIIVGIFSALSIGFGAKLLEEVEVLAEEV, from the coding sequence ATGTTTCATATGAATAAGAAAATGGCCGTTTCTCTGATGATTGGATTAGCCATATCAGGGGTGGCCATGTATTTTTCCTTCAGGAATATTCCTTTTTCTGATCTTGTGATGTATTTGAAGACTATTGAATATCTGTGGATTATTCCAACCACTTTGCTGATTTTGTTAAGCTATATGGCAAGGGCCGTTAGATGGAGGATTATTGTAGGGCCTCTTGCAGAGATTGGTTTTTGGGAAGCCTTCAATCTGACAATGACCGGTTTTATGCTTAACTGTATCCTGCCTGCAAGAATTGGGGAGATAGTGAGACCTGCTGCTATCAAGAAAAAATATGGGGTCCCTTTTACTTCAGCTTTTGCAACAGTCGTCGTTGAACGCATTTTTGACATGATCTTTCTGATTATACTCATGACCGTTTGTCTTTTAACGGTAGATATCAGTCCTGAAATAAAATTTTCCTATAAAACATACACAATAAACAAAGCCACGCTTGAAGCTCTGGCTTCTGGCATGGTCAAGATCTGTGTCGTTTTTATTGCTGTTATAATATCTGTCTGCTTTGAAAAGAGCAGAAGCTACATCTCAAGAGTGATACATTTTTTGCCTAAAATGGCAGGCTTGGCCGGAGCCGGTATTTCTGAAAATGTCCGAAAATACATAAGCAATCCCATTGACAATATACTTCAAAATATTGCCTCTGGATTTCAGGCAATTAAAAAGGTATATCAGATGCTTATGTGCCTTTTTTTATCATTTATAGTATGGCTGCTTTTGGCTCTGTCATATTTTGCTTTTGCTAAGGGTTGCCCAGGAATAGATCTATCATTGTTCGAAATTTCTGCGGTAATGATTATCATAAGTTTTGTAATTGCGCTCCCTTCGGCTCCGGGTTTCTGGGGTATTTGGGAAGCTGGCAGTATCTTTGCCGTTACAATTTTTGGAGTTAAAATGGAGTATGCTGCGGGTTATTCCCTTGCAAACCATGCTCTCCAGATATTTCCAGTTATAATTGTCGGCATATTTTCAGCTCTCAGCATCGGTTTCGGGGCAAAGCTTCTTGAAGAAGTCGAAGTCCTGGCTGAAGAGGTCTAA
- the def gene encoding peptide deformylase translates to MTVLNILTYPDKFLAQPTVPVQEVTEELKQLIEDMADTMYKAPGIGLAANQVGSDKRFLIADPLGDPEKREFKVFINPEIVKMTGEVISEEEGCLSVPDFRADVKRAEKIIINYTDLDMNSFTLEAEGMLAIILQHEIDHLNGILFIDRLSALKKQLYKRKVKKQMKFEDD, encoded by the coding sequence ATGACTGTTTTAAATATTTTGACGTACCCGGACAAATTTCTTGCTCAACCTACCGTACCTGTACAGGAAGTAACAGAAGAGCTTAAGCAATTAATCGAGGACATGGCCGATACCATGTATAAAGCCCCTGGCATAGGTCTTGCCGCTAACCAGGTCGGATCTGACAAAAGATTTCTGATAGCAGATCCTTTGGGGGATCCTGAAAAAAGGGAGTTTAAGGTCTTTATTAATCCTGAGATTGTTAAAATGACGGGTGAGGTCATTTCTGAAGAAGAAGGATGCCTGAGTGTCCCTGATTTCAGGGCTGATGTTAAAAGAGCCGAGAAGATAATCATAAATTACACTGACCTTGATATGAACTCGTTCACCTTAGAGGCCGAAGGAATGCTGGCAATAATTCTTCAGCATGAAATTGATCATCTTAACGGGATTCTTTTCATTGACCGGCTCAGCGCACTTAAAAAGCAGCTCTATAAACGTAAGGTCAAAAAACAGATGAAATTTGAAGACGATTAA